ACCTTCAAATAAATAAGGAGTAGAAACGGTACCATCTGCATTAAAGCGATCAAATTCAGCGGTTTCTTTAGCTACACCGTTGATTCTTAAATCGCCCACAGTTCTGGAAAGGATATCACCTTTGTATTTAAAGTCAAGCAGGAAGGAGAAGCTAAATGCTTTATAGGTAAAGGAGTTGGTTAATCCTGCAGTAAACTTAGGATTTGGATTCCCTACCGGCCCTACTTCATTTGTGGCCTGCGGCAATCCATTGGCTTTAATGACCATACGTCCCTGGTTATCTCTCTGGTACATATTGGAATAAATCAGACCATAAGGCTGTCCGGCCACCGCCTGAACATTGGGCGATGTAAAACCACCCAGGGAAATCAGGCTTACACCAGGAGCAAGCTCTTTTACTACGGATTTAAAAGTGGTGAAGTTCAACATCGCATCCCAGGTAAAGCTGGATGTCTTTACCGGTGTACCGCTCAATAAAAACTCCAGTCCTTTGGTAGATAGCTTTCCTGCATTTTTCACCTGACTGGTAAAGCCGGAACTTGCAGGAACAGGAACATTGAAAATCAGGTTTCTGGAATCTCTCTTATAAACCGAAAGGTCCAGCGACAACCTGTTGTCAAAAAAGCTCAGCTCTGTTCCCAGCTCAATCTCTCTGGTAAATTCAGGAAGGATATCTTCATTTCCAGACGTATTGGCGTAAGTATATCCCGCCATATTGTTGAAAGGAAAGTTAACTGCAGTAGAACTGAAACCGTCTGAAGCCCCTGCAGTACCATATACGGTAGAAGCGTCATAGGCATTTGCCCCTTTACCCACTTCACCTACGTTCGCCCTGATTTTGGCAGAGGTCAGCACTTTTCCTTTTAGCTCCGGAAAGGCTTCTGTAGGCACAAAACTTATCGCGACAGCCGGATAAAAGATCGACCGGTTTTTCTTACTTAAAGTAGAAGAAAAATCATTACGCGCTTTCACGTTCAGGTTCAGATAAGATTTATAGCCCACAGAGATATCTCCGAAAAAGCCCATTAACCGGGTCCTGAAAAAACTGTCTTCTGCACTAAAGGTGGTGAAGTTTTTAAGGTTGGCAAAGCCGGGAATGGTGATGCTTTTTCCGGTCGCCACAATGGATTTATCATAATTGGAAAGGATCTCATTCCCCAATGTTGCAGAGAGGTTATAATCACCGTAAGTTTTGTTGGCGGTTAATGTAAAATAACTGCTGAGGTTACGGGTCATGTTCTGACGCTCTACAATTCCACCCGCACCGGCAGAAGCTGTATTTCCGTTACTTCTCACTCCTTTATCATCAAATCCGACAAAATTATTGTTGAACACATCCACACCGACTTTTAAATCAGCCTGTAACCAGCTGGTAAAATCGTATTTAAGGTTTAAGTTCCCGAAGAACCTGTTCAACTCCTGGGTAGTCGTAATGTGGTCGATGGACCAGTATGGATTTTCCTCTGAACTGGAGTACCAGATTTGTCCTCCCTGAGCATCGGTAACCGGCAAACCGGAAACATCATAACTGCGGGGTGCATAAATCGCCCTCCACAAGGGGTTAGCACCCTGATTTCCTGCCTGGGTCCGGTTAGATTTGTTATTGATATAAGAAAAGGAAGTATTCATTTTCAGTTTATCGGTAATGCTTGCTCCCATATTCCCGCTGAATGTGTTCTTGTAAAGTTTGTTTCCTGGAACAAGGGCATCCTGAGTATTGTTTCCGTAAGAAATCCGGTAGTTATATTTCTCATTCGCTCCCGAGAAGTTAATGGTATTATCGAGTGCGAGCTGGGTTTGAAGAATGTCCCTTACGTTATCAGGATAAGCCTGCAGGGTCACGGTATTTCCAAGAATATCTGTTACCTGTTGTCCGGCAATACGCGGTCCCCAGGAAGTAGATTTAGGGTCCCATTTATACCGTTGTTCCGGAGTGTCATTCTTTCCATAAATGCCTCTGGATCCCTGGGCATAATCATTCTGATATTCCGGGAACCTGTTTATACTGCCCCAGGAAGTATTGGAAGTAAAGGAAACTTCACTTTTTGTGCCCTGTTTACCCTTTTTCGTAGTGATCAGGATAACACCTGAAGCTGCTCTGGAACCATACAGAACGGTTGCTGCTGCTCCTTTTAAAACGCTGATACTTTCGATGTCTTCAGGATTCACATCTGATGCTCTGCTGGAACTTGCCACACCAGCATTGACACTATTTCCGCCACCACCATTATCGATTGGCACCCCGTCTATAACATATAAAGGCTGGTTACTTCTGGTGATACTGGAAAACCCTCTGATGGTTACGTTAGAGCTGGTAAAACCCCCACCGGAACCGGAGATCTGAACCCCGGCAACTTTACCTGCAAGTGCATTGGTAATGTCTGGTGTCGGGGCCTTGGTCAGACTTTCAGCGCTCACCTTACTGACGCCGTAGCCCAGGGTTTTCTTGTCCCGCTGAATCCCGAATGAAGTGACAACCACCTCTTCGAGACTTTTGGAGTCTTCGACCAGTACAATCTGGTAATCATTTTGGGCTCCGACCGCCACCTTCTGGGCCGTATAACCGATATAACTAATGAGAAGCGTTGAATTGGCTGGTACCTGGATACTAAATTTACCATTACCACTGGTTACAGTGCCAATAGATGTACCTTCTACCTTAATAGAGGCACCGGGGATAGGCTGCTTGTCTTCTTTAGCAGTGACAGTTCCGGTAATCGTTTTGTTCTGTGCATTTGCTATAGAACAGCAAAATAAAAGCACAGAAAAAAAAAGTAATACTTTTTTCATAGTTCGGCTTGCTTAGGGTTAGTTAATAGGTTCGTTTAGAAGGTGATTGACCTCCCTGGTTAACCAAATTTAGTTCAGCAAGCCAACAA
This region of Pedobacter steynii genomic DNA includes:
- a CDS encoding SusC/RagA family TonB-linked outer membrane protein, coding for MKKVLLFFSVLLFCCSIANAQNKTITGTVTAKEDKQPIPGASIKVEGTSIGTVTSGNGKFSIQVPANSTLLISYIGYTAQKVAVGAQNDYQIVLVEDSKSLEEVVVTSFGIQRDKKTLGYGVSKVSAESLTKAPTPDITNALAGKVAGVQISGSGGGFTSSNVTIRGFSSITRSNQPLYVIDGVPIDNGGGGNSVNAGVASSSRASDVNPEDIESISVLKGAAATVLYGSRAASGVILITTKKGKQGTKSEVSFTSNTSWGSINRFPEYQNDYAQGSRGIYGKNDTPEQRYKWDPKSTSWGPRIAGQQVTDILGNTVTLQAYPDNVRDILQTQLALDNTINFSGANEKYNYRISYGNNTQDALVPGNKLYKNTFSGNMGASITDKLKMNTSFSYINNKSNRTQAGNQGANPLWRAIYAPRSYDVSGLPVTDAQGGQIWYSSSEENPYWSIDHITTTQELNRFFGNLNLKYDFTSWLQADLKVGVDVFNNNFVGFDDKGVRSNGNTASAGAGGIVERQNMTRNLSSYFTLTANKTYGDYNLSATLGNEILSNYDKSIVATGKSITIPGFANLKNFTTFSAEDSFFRTRLMGFFGDISVGYKSYLNLNVKARNDFSSTLSKKNRSIFYPAVAISFVPTEAFPELKGKVLTSAKIRANVGEVGKGANAYDASTVYGTAGASDGFSSTAVNFPFNNMAGYTYANTSGNEDILPEFTREIELGTELSFFDNRLSLDLSVYKRDSRNLIFNVPVPASSGFTSQVKNAGKLSTKGLEFLLSGTPVKTSSFTWDAMLNFTTFKSVVKELAPGVSLISLGGFTSPNVQAVAGQPYGLIYSNMYQRDNQGRMVIKANGLPQATNEVGPVGNPNPKFTAGLTNSFTYKAFSFSFLLDFKYKGDILSRTVGDLRINGVAKETAEFDRFNADGTVSTPYLFEGVHADGSPNTTAVSAQDYWGLAGKYVAWEGYVLDATFLKLREATFSYLFPKELLARTKFISRLQLSVYGRNLLTYAPNFPHLDPEQNVLGVGNARGLEFGIQPVARTFGATLRATF